A region of Anguilla rostrata isolate EN2019 chromosome 10, ASM1855537v3, whole genome shotgun sequence DNA encodes the following proteins:
- the LOC135233807 gene encoding trace amine-associated receptor 7e-like has product MLPFNGTIPLSVGFDRPEDYFIFLFHIVFATSAVLLAGSVVVGILSTKSLRRQNRFIFMLNTSICDTLIGFSVYYLGLFDVQEGFPSRNGTYYILPSLLGVNILTFLFAQIDRYFAICHPFFYCRFVTRPVIIAICVFCWFVTYLTNALQNTVPVSKAAQIGAISIMALQAVVITKILMTIRLYVIARYQLARDPPSAEKENKKESLRIVIFVVVCFLTLWGPSFVNIIVKQTTFKGLWFRNEGTNLFAIMARFNALSTPSVYVWGSPALREALKNTVWGRVCPKRKRR; this is encoded by the coding sequence ATGCTCCCATTCAACGGCACCATTCCCCTCTCAGTTGGCTTTGATCGCCCTGAAGACTACTTCATTTTTCTGTTCCATATTGTTTTTGCTACTAGTGCGGTCCTCCTCGCAGGCTCAGTAGTAGTTGGAATCTTGAGCACGAAGAGTCTTCGACGAcagaacagatttattttcatgctCAACACCAGCATTTGCGACACTCTGATCGGGTTCTCCGTTTATTATCTCGGTCTGTTCGATGTGCAGGAAGGATTCCCCTCAAGGAACGGTACATACTACATTCTACCTTCACTTCTTGGAGTAAATATCCTTACGTTTCTGTTTGCACAGATTGACCGCTATTTCGCGATTTGTCACCCGTTCTTTTACTGTCGATTTGTTACACGACCGGTTATCATCGCaatttgtgtgttttgctggTTTGTCACTTATCTCACAAACGCGCTGCAAAACACTGTCCCCGTTTCAAAAGCTGCACAAATAGGCGCAATTAGCATTATGGCGTTACAGGCTGTAGTCATCACTAAAATTTTAATGACTATAAGGTTGTATGTAATTGCCAGATATCAGCTTGCACGAGACCCGCCGAGCGCCGAGAAGGAGAACAAGAAGGAGTCACTGAGAATCGTTATATTCGTAGTCGTGTGTTTCTTAACGTTGTGGGGTCCCTCCTTCGTCAACATTATTGTGAAGCAGACGACATTTAAAGGCTTATGGTTCAGGAACGAAGGAACGAACCTCTTTGCCATTATGGCGCGATTTAACGCGCTTAGCACACCTTCTGTGTACGTCTGGGGAAGCCCCGCGCTGCGCGAAGCTTTGAAGAACACCGTCTGGGGGAGAGTGTGTCCAAAGCGGAAAAGAAGGTAG